The Salvelinus fontinalis isolate EN_2023a chromosome 36, ASM2944872v1, whole genome shotgun sequence genome window below encodes:
- the LOC129835491 gene encoding uncharacterized protein LOC129835491 produces MSLSLYVSLSLCLSLCLSLSLSLYVSPSLSLSLSLYVSLSPSLSLLLSLSLSLSPTLSLSLSLSISLSLSLSLCLSLSLSMSLSLSLSMSLSLYVFLSLSLSLSLSLSLSVSLSMSLSLYVSLYVSLSLSLSMSLSLSLSLSLSLSLSLSLSLSLSLSLYVSPSLSLCLSPSLSLCLSLSMSLSLSLSLSLSLSLSLSLCLSLYLYLYLSLSLSLSLSVSLSLSLSMSLSLCLTLSLCLSLSVSLSVSLCVSLSMSLSLSVSLSLSLSVSLSLYVSLSLFLSLSLSLSLSMSLSLSMSLSMSLPLSMSLSLSLSLSLSLSLYLSLSLSISLSVSLCLSLSLCLYLSLSFSLSLSLSVSLCLSLPLSVSLCLSLSMSLSLSMSLSLYVSLSLTLSMSLPLSLYVSLSLCLSPSLSLYVSPSLSLSLSLYVSLSLSMSLSLCLSLSMSLSLYVCLSICLSLFMSLSLYVSLSVSPTLHHSFIFHSPQLSLVCLAPLRASGYVPNGPYSL; encoded by the coding sequence atgtctctctctctctatgtctctctctctctatgtctctctctatgtctctctctctctctctctctctatgtctctccctctctctctctctctctctctctatatgtctctctctctccctctctctctctcctactctctctctccctctctctctctcctactctctctctctctctctctctctctatctctctctctctctctctctctctatgtctctccctctctctctctatgtctctctccctctctctctctatgtctctctctctctatgtctttctctctctctccctctctctctctctctctctctctctctctgtctctctctctatgtctctctctctctatgtctctctctatgtctctctctctctctctctctctatgtctctctctctctctctctctctctctctctctctctctctctctctctctctctctctctctctctctctctctctctatgtctctccctctctctctctatgtctctctccctctctctctctatgtctctctctctctatgtctctctctctctccctctctctctctctctctctctctctgtctctctctctatgtctctctctctatctctatctctatctctctctctctctgtctctctctctctctgtctctctctctctgtctctctctatgtctctctctctctgtctcactctctctctctgtctctctctctctgtgtctctctctgtctctctctgtgtctctctctctatgtctctctctctctctgtctctctctctctctctctctctgtgtctctctctctctatgtctctctctctctctttctctctctctctctctctctctcgctctctatgtctctctctctctctatgtctctctctatgtctctccctctctcaatgtctctctctctctctctctctctctctctctctctctctctctatctctctctctctctgtctatctctctctctgtctctctctgtctctctctctctctctgtctctatctctctctctctttctcgctctctctgtctctctctgtctctctctgtctctctctgcctctctctgtctctctatgtctctctctctctatgtctctctctctctctatgtctctctctctctatgtctctctgtctctcactctctctatgtccctccctctctctctctatgtctctctctctctctgtctctctccctctctctctctctatgtctctccctctctgtctctctctctctctctctatgtctctctctctctctctatgtctctctctctatgtctctctctctctatgtcgctctctctctatgtctgtctctctatatgtctctctctctttatgtctctttctctctatgtctctctctctgtctctcctactcTTCATCACTCCTTTATTTTTCACTCCCCCCAGCTGTCTCTTGTTTGTCTGGCCCCCCTGAGGGCCAGTGGTTATGTTCCaaatggcccctattccctataa